TTTGAGGGTTGGGTATAGATTATTGAAGAATGCGGGATATCTCCCCCCTGAATTGCAGGATCGCCAGGAAGCACTTACTATTGTTGACCTACTATCGCAATTAGGTAACCAGCATGATGCTCAAACAAAATTGCGTAGTCGACTAATGTTGCTGGAAATGAGGCTAAAACAAGCTGGGCTTAGCACTGACTTTTTGCATCAAGAATATCAGCATAGGGTGGCCGATAGACTATCAAATGAGGAATAGGCAATGTTCAAAATTGGGCAACTCGCTAAACTCGCCGATGTGACTCCAGATACCATCCGGTACTATGAGAAACAAGGAATGATGCAGCACGGTGAACGTACTGAGGGGGGCTATCGACTTTATAATGAACAAGATTTACAGCGCTTACGATTTATCCGCTATGCGAAACAACTCGGTTTTACATTGGAAACTATCACTGAATTATTGTCGATACGGGTAGATCCAGATCATCATACATGCCAAGAGTCAAAAGCAATTGTTGATTCACGGTTACATGATGTGGAATGCAAGATTGCCGAGCTTAAAAAAATGCGTGAGTCACTTAAGCGCCTTAGTAAGGCCTGCTGTGGAAGTTCACATGCAACGACTTACTGCTCCATTCTTGAAACATTGGAACAAGGGGCAACTGAAGAATTGGTCTTAGGCTAAAATTTTCACTGAGACATATCAATCAGTTCAAACAAGCAGTATTATCCGTAGGTTTTTTAATCTAAATAGTTATCGATGAGGCAATTAATATGACGACATATCGCCATACCAAGGGAAAAATAAAAGATAATGCATTAGAAGCGTTACTTCATGACCCACTTTTTAGGCAGCGTATTGAGAAAAATAGCAAAGGGAAAGGTAGTTACCAACGCAAAGATAAGCATGCAAAAGGCGGTAACTGGGAGGCCAGTGGTAAGCAATTCATTGATTATTTACCACTGGTTTTCTAATTTTCGGACTATAAAAAAGCCATCAAATATTGATGGCGTTAGCGTTTGATACAGTCGGAATTATTTTGATTGCTGTGCTTTGAGCAAATCACGAATCTCTGCCAAGAGTTTTTCTTCAGTTGTTGGCGCTGGCGGCGCTGCAGGTTCTTCCGCTTTTTCACGGCGTAGTTTATTCATAAGCTTAACCGCTGAGAATATTGCCAAGGCCACAATAACAAAATCAAAAATGCTCTGGATGAATGTACCGTAATTCATTACTACAGCGGGTATCGTTCCTTCGGCTGCACGTAATACGAAATGGAATTGTTTAAAATCGACGCCACCGAGTAATAGACCCAATGGTGGCATAATGATATCGGCAACAAGTGAAGAAACAATCCTGCCAAATGCTGCACCAATAATGACACCAACAGCTAAGTCGACTACATTGCCACGCATGGCAAATTCACGGAATTCCTTCATGAAACTCATAACCAACACCCCATTTCAAAATGAATAATTCTATTCTAGCTAATTAAAACTCGATACAGTCCTAATTATAGGAAGTTTTTCCTAACTTTCATGATATTGGTTTTAATTTATTAACCTATATAGATATCTTAACTATTACTCATTACAAGAAGAATGGGCTTGGTTGGAACAATCGTTCAACGTCGGGCACAAATTTCTTGTGAGTAATAAACATCACAACATGATCGCCCTGTTTAATAATTGAATTACTGTTAGCTATGATGACTTCATCACCGCGAACAATCGCGCCAATAGTCGTACCCGGTGGCAGCTTAATATCTTCCACCATGCGACCGACAACTTTTGAGGTACTTTCATCACCATGAGCAATAGCTTCAATTGCTTCTGCAACACCGCGCCTTAACGATGATACGCTGACGATATCAGCTTTACGAACATGGCCGAGCAGTGCAGAAATTGTGGCTTGCTGGGGTGAGATAACGATATCAATGACGCTTCCCTGAACGAGATCGACATAAGCGCTGCGCTGAATTAATACCATCGCCTTTTTAGCACCCATCCGTTTTGCCAGCATCGCAGACATTATATTCGCTTCATCATCATTGGTAATCGCGATAAAAACATCAACCTGCTCGATATGTTCCTCAGCCAGCAGTTCTTGGTCTGATGCGTCGCCATAAAAAACGATAGTATCATGTAACATTTCGGCTAGTTCAGCAGCTCTCTGTTGGTCGCGTTCAACTAATTTTACGCTATAATCTTTTTCTAACCGTAAGGCTAAACCGGCGCCAACATTGCCTCCACCAACAATCATTATGCGCTTATAGGGCTTCTCTAGACGCTGTAATTCACTCATTACTGCACGGATATGTTGCGAGGCCGCTACAAAGAAAACTTCGTCACCTGCTTCAATGATTGTTGAGCCTTGTGGGCGAATAGGGCGATCTTGACGAAATATCGCAGCAACTCTGGTGTCGATATGCGGCATATGTTCACGAAGTGAGGACAGTGCATTCCCCACTAAAGGTCCGCCATAATAGGCTTTAACGGCCGCGATACTGACTTTGCCTTCGGCAAAATTAACCACCTGCAGTGCACCAGGGTACTCAATCAATTTATAGATATAATCAATAACGAGTTGTTCTGGCGAAATGAGATGGTCAATCGGAACAGCTTCTGGAAGAAATAATTTGTCGGTTTCACGGATATATTCAGCTGAACGGATTCGAGCAATTCGATTTGGTGTATTAAATAGTGAGTAAGCAATTTGGCAAGCAACCATATTGGTTTCATCAGAATTCGTTACTGCAACCAACATATCGGCGTCTTCAGCTCCCGCCTCTCGTAAAACTCGAGGGTGCGATCCATGTCCTTGTATCACGCGTAGATCAAATTTATCTTGTAACTGACGTAGACGCCCAGCATCAACATCAACGACAGTGATATCATTGTTCTCACCCACCAGATTTTCCGCTAGGGTTCCACCAACTTGCCCCGCCCCAAGAATTATTATTTTCATAGCGTTCTCTGTTTCACACTGAAATTAGGTTTGAGGCGTAGTCAAAACCACGACTATCTTTTGATCACTTTTGCATAAAAGAAACCGTCGCCATCCTCAGGGTGGGGCAGGTTTTGTTTACCGGGTAATGTAATAGTACCTGTTTCAACCAGTTTGGCTTCAGCATGGCGTTGTAAGAATGCCATAATTTGCTGCTGATTTTCTTCCGGCAATATAGAACAGGTAGCATAAACCATTACGCCACCTTTTTTCAGTTTAGGCCAGATAGCTTCAATGATCTCGGATTGCAATTGGGCAAGTTCAGCAATATCACTATCGCGGCGTAACCATTTGATATCAGGGTGACGACGTATCACACCAGTTGCAGAGCAAGGTGCATCTAGCAGAATACGATCGAAGAGTTGACCACCGCACCATACCTCTGGTGTTCTTCCATCACCGACGCGCACGACAGCATGCAGTTGCAAACGCTTTAAGTTTTCTTTTACCCGATTGAGGCGCACTTCATCAATATCAACAGCCAATACATGGGCCTTTGGCGCAGCTTCTAGGATATGGGTTGTTTTGCCACCAGGAGCGGCGCAGAGATCAAGGATCTGCTCACCATCTTGCGGATCAAGCAGATCCACGCAACCTTGGGCAGATGCATCTTGCACGGTGGCCCAACCAAGTTCAAAGCCGGGTAGTGAATTGACAGCACAAGGAGTGATAAGGCGTAATGCATCGGGAAAAACATCATGTGGTGTTGCTTCAATACCTGCTTGTTTTAAAAGCTCAAGATATTCATTACGAGTATGATGCAGACGGTTAACACGTAACCACATTGGTGGTTTTTGATTATTTGCATCCAGTATTTGTTGCCATTGTTCGGGATATGCCCGCTTAATTCTTGCGAGTAACCAGCTTGGATGAAGATAGTGGCTATCGTTATTTCCCGCTCGCTCCAATAGCTCAACTTGTTGGCGTTGGAATTGACGCAATACGCCGTTGATCAATCCTTTCAATTGAGGACGTTTTAGCGCTGTAGCACCTTCCACTGTTTCTGCTAGCGCTGCATGAGCGGGAATGCGCGTATAAATTAGCTGGTAGAGTCCAACCATAATCAGATAGTGAAAAACCCGCTGTTTACCAGTCAATGGGCGAGCCATTAATTGCTGGATACACCACTCTAATTGCGGCAGGACACGCAAAGTGCCAAAACATAACTCCTGCAGCAATGCGCGATCTTTATCAGAAATATTATTGTGTAGCCCAGGCAAAACGGTACTGAGTGATTGCCCCTGATCCAATACTTGGCTAATTGCTTTGGCAGCGATGCTGCGGAGATTATATGTGTTTTTCATAACCAAAAAAGCTGACAAACGTCAGCAAATAAAGGGAAAGTAGCCCGATGAAAATGAGTCGGGCGATGAAATCTATTGAGTAAGTCGTTGAAACTGAATTTATTATGCTAACTGGCTCCCCGGCGCGAACAATTCGCGACGTGAATTTAATAAGTCAGCTACAGACATCACTTTTTTACCAGCAGGCTGTAGTTGCGTGATATTTAGAACACCGTCCCCCGTCATCACTTGAATTCCACGCTTATCAGCATGAATGATAGTTCCGGGCTGGGTATTATTCATCGCAGGGAGTACTTGTGCATGCCAAACTTTAACCGGTTGTTCATCAACGATAAAATAGCTGACAGGCCAAGGATTAAAAGCACGAATACAACGTTCTAACTGTGCCGCAGGAAGTGACCAATCTAATCTGGCTTCTTCTTTGCTAAGTTTTTCTGCGTAAGTTGCTAATGCTTCATTTTGTACTTCTGGCTGCGCACTGCCTTCGGCTAGTTGCTGAAGCGTCACCAATAAGCCTTGAGGGCCTAAGTAAGCAAGTTTATCGTACAATGTTGCACTCGTGTCATCCGGTTCAATATCGCATTCAATCTTATACAGCATGTCGCCGGTATCTAGTCCAACATCCATTTGCATGATTGTGACCCCAGTTTTTGCATCTCCAGCCCAGACTGAACGTTGGATTGGAGCAGCACCACGCCAGCGCGGCAGCAAGGAGCCATGGACATTGATACAGCCTAATCGCGGCATTGCCAACACCGATGCCGGTAATATCAGGCCATAGGCAACCACAACCATGATATCAGCCTTAAGATCGGCAACTAAATGTTGGTTTTCTTCCGGACGTAATGATTTTGGCTGAAAAACAGGAACATTGTGTTGCTCGGCCAATACCTTCACAGGGCTCGGGGTGAGTTTGTTACCTCGTCCTGCCGGGCGGTCCGGTTGAGTGAAAACACCAACAATTTGATGCTGAGAAGAAAGCAACGTACCTAAATGGCGCGCTGCAAAATCAGGTGTTCCGGCAAAAATAATCCGCAAAGAGTCAGACACGTAGATTTCCTGCAATGAGATGGATTAGTTGTCACGGGCATTCAATTTAGCCATTTTTTCTAGCTTCTGGCGGATACGCTGACGTTTCAGCGGTGACAAATAGTCCACAAATAGTTTCCCGACTAAGTGATCCATTTCATGCTGGATGCAAATCGCGAGTAAATCATCAGCTTCCAATTCGAACGTTTTACCGTCACGATCTAACGCCCTGATTTTTACTTTTTCGGCGCGAGGAACCAATGCACGTTGTTCCGGAATGGATAGGCAACCTTCTTCAATGCCTGTTTCACCGCTTTTTTCCAACAGTTCTGGGTTAATTAACACCAAACGTTGGTCACGGTTTTCGGAGACATCAATGACGATAATCTGCAGATGGACATCCACTTGAGTTGCGGCAAGACCAATCCCTTCCTCTGCGTACATCGTTTCGAACATGTCGTCGACAATACGCTGGATTTCACCATTGACTTCTTTTACAGGCGCAGCAATTTTGCGCAGCCGCTCATCTGGGTAATGTAATACTTGTAATACTGACATAAATATCTAGATCTGCGTCCGAGTAGTGAATGATATTCAATCTCTATTCTAGACATTTCTCGTCCGGATTGACAGCATTGGCTACCAATTGAACAAATCGGTGTCAGTGTAGAAACAAGCCAGGGAGGCGTATGTTATCAGCAGAATTATGGCTCAGGATGAGCAAAGTTAAGGGGTTTGGCGTAGCAAAAAGGAGTGGTTTGGCAAAGCGGTTACTTGCGAGTGGTGATATTCATCCCAGCAGATTAGTTGCTTACGGGCTGAACCCACTGCAATGTCAGCAATTTTATCAAGTTGATCCCCACTATATTGAGGCCGCATTAACTTGGCTAAATCATCCCTCCCACCATTTGTTGGCTTATGGCGAGCCTGGCTATCCACCTCGCTTAGCTCATATCTCAAGTGCACCTTTAGTACTTTTTGTTTCCGGCGATCTGGAGGTTATATACCGCCCACAAATCGCTATGGTTGGAAGTCGCCATTTTAGCCATTATGGTGAGCAGTGGGGCCGTCACTTTGCTTCAGAACTGGCCCAAACAGGATTAGTCATCACCAGCGGCCTTGCAATGGGGATTGATGGTATTTGTCATCAAGCAGCTTTGAATGCAAAAGGAAAAACTATCGCAGTATTGGGGAGCGGATTAGAGAATATTTATCCGTGGCGACACAACCATTTGGCGAAAGAGATAGAACAGCAAGGTGGGGCATTAGTCTCTGAGTTCTTTACGACGGCATTACCGATTGCAGCGCATTTCCCTAAAAGGAACCGTATAATTAGTGGGTTAAGTTTAGGTGTACTCGTTGTTGAAGCAACACTGAAAAGTGGCTCTTTGATTACAGCCAGTTATGCTATTGAACAAGGAAGAGATGTTTTTGCTTTACCGGGGCCATTAGGGAGTGCTGCCAGTGAAGGAGTGCACTGGTTGATTCAGCAAGGAGCCTATTTAGCAAGCTCTCCGCAGAGTATCGCTGAGCAGCTAAGCGGTTCGCTCCAGTGGATATCATTACCTGAGGAAGAAATTATTTCTTCCTCAGAGAAGCAAGTTGAATTGCCATTTGCTGATGTGTTGGCTAACGTAGGAGATGAGGTGACACCTGTTGATGTCGTCGCCGAACGTGCCGGCCAACCTGTGCCAGACATCGTAAGCAAATTGCTCGAGCTGGAGTTAGCAGGGTGGATCGCAGCAGTACCCGGCGGCTATGTCCGATTAAGGAGGGCAGGCCATGTTCGACGTTTTAATTTACTTATTTGAAACTTATATGCATAACGAGTCAGAAATGCTTGTCGACCAAGATAAGATTACTGACGATCTTGCTGACGCAGGTTTCTATCGTGAGGATATCAACAACGCCCTAAATTGGTTAGAGGCACTTGCCGATCTACAGGAAGGGCAGAAAGCACCTTATCTCTACGCCGCTGACCCGCAGGCATTACGTATTTATACGGCAGAAGAGTCCCAACGTCTGGATGTCACTTGCCGTGGTTTTATCCTGTTCCTAGAGCAAATTCAGGTCCTACACTTCGATACTCGAGAAATGGTTATCGATCGAATTATGGCGCTAGATTCTAATGAGCTGGATCTGGAAGATCTGAAGTGGGTTGTGCTGATGGTGTTGTTTAACATACCGGGTAATGAAAATGCCTATCAGCAGATGGAAGAGCTACTTTTTGAAGTCAACGAAGGTTATGTGCATTAAGTGGTAATTCCACTGGCTAATAACTTTATTATAGAAGGCGTTATGACGAAAACAGTTACTGCCAAGGATAATGGTTCATGTCCTGAATGCGGCTCGGCTCTAGTCATCCGCAGTGGGGGGCATGGCCCATTCCTTGGTTGTTCACACTATCCCGACTGCCAGTATATTCGCCCTTTAAAAGCACAATCTGATGGTCATATTGTAAAAGTCCTAGATGGGCAGTTTTGTCCTAAATGTGGCTCAGAGATGGTATTGCGCCAAGGGCGTTTTGGTATGTTTATTGGGTGCAGCCAATATCCACAATGTGATCATACTGAAGTGATTGATAAACCGGATGAGACATCGATAAATTGTCCGCAATGTGGTCAAGGAAAACTCCTTCAACGTAAGTCACGTTTTGGGAAGATTTTCCATGCCTGTAACCGTTATCCAGATTGCCAATTTACTATTAACCAGCAACCTATTGCTGGAAACTGCTGTTATTGTCACTATCCATTGTTAATGGAAAAGAGAACAGCGCAAGGCGTCAAATTTTTTTGCGCCAGTAAGTTATGTGGGAAGGTCGTAGAAAGTGAGTAATAACAAGGTGAGTATAAAAAAGAATAATGATGGTTTGGCAGAAGTATTACGGGCCTTACAGCAAGAAGAGGTTATTGCTTATCCGACAGAGGCTGTTTTTGGCTTAGGTTGCGACCCTGATAGTGAAAAGGCAGTGAATGCTTTATTAGCTTTAAAGCAACGCCCATGGCAAAAGGGCTTAATCCTTATTGCAGCAAGTTATGAGCAATTAAAACCCTACGTTGATGATTCAGCGTTAAGTGATCTACAACGTGAGACGATTTTTTCCTGTTGGCCAGGACCAGTAACATGGGTTATTCCCGCTAGAGTAGATACACCACATTGGCTTACGGGGGATTTTGATTCATTGGCCGTCAGGGTGAGTGACCACCCACTTGTCCAACAATTGTGTTTGCAATATGGCAAACCAGTGGTTTCAACCAGCGCTAATTTGAGTGGTCTTGAGCCTTGTCGTACAGAAGAAGAAGTAAGAACACAATTTGGCCCTTCACTACCGGTGCTCCTCGGCAAGGTTGGTGGTCGCTTAAAACCATCTGAAATCAGAGATGCTTTAACCGGTAAGCAATTTCGTCAAGGGTAGGAAATAGCATGGATCAGAAGTTCGCAGTGTTTGGTAATCCAATTGGGCACAGTAAATCGCCGAGGATCCATGCACTTTTTGCTGAGCAAACAGGTATAGAACATCATTACGGTAAGGTGCTCGCTCCGACTGAAACGTTTGAAGAAGTGTTAGCGCGCTTTTTTGCTGATGGTGCAGCGGGAGCAAACATCACAACACCATTTAAAGAACGTGCATACGCCAAATGTGATGAACTAACAGATCGTGCATCATTGGCAGGAGCTGTTAATACGATCAAGCAGTTAGAGGATGGCCGCTTATTAGGTGACAATACGGATGGTATTGGCTTGCTAAGTGACCTTGAACGGCTCCATTTGATTCATGAAACCGATAACATCTTGTTAGTGGGGGCTGGGGGAGCAGCGCATGGTGTTATCCTTCCATTGTTATCGTATGGATGTAAGGTTGTTGTGACTAATCGGACTTATGCCCGCGCCAAACAACTTGCTGAAGTTTTCCACCATTTGGGTGATATTGATGCTGCTGAAATGCATGCTATACACGAGCGTCAATTTGACTTAATTATCAATGCGACAGCTTCTGGCATTCATGGTGAAGTTCCAAACTTACCGACAAGTATTATCGGCCCTCAAACACGTTGTTACGATATGTTTTATCAGGCTGAGGACACGCCATTTTTAGTTTGGTGCAAGCGGCTTGGTGTGAATTCTTCTGCGGATGGTTTGGGTATGCTAGTGGGACAAGCAGCACATGCTTTTCAGCTCTGGCATGGTGTAATGCCTGAAATTTCGCCAGTACTAAATCAACTGCGTAATGAACTACATAAATAGAAGAGCAGAATAATGCAGGAAAGATATAAGCCTATTTCCTGCATCATCTATTATGACAACTAATTCAGTCTCGGCTATTTAGTTTCTGCCAAATACTCATCTTTCCAGCGTACGTAGTTACCTGCCGAGTAAAGAAGACCTTCTAATTCTGCAGGTGTTAACGGCCTGATTTGTTTGGCAGGACTACCCATATATAGGAAACCACTGGCCAATCGCTTCCCAGGAGCAATAAGGCTGCCGGCACCAATCATCACATCATCTTCTATAATTGCCCCATCTAATAGGATCGACCCCATCCCAACGAGTACTCTGTTGCCGATAGTACAACCATGAAGCATAGCTTTGTGTCCCACAGTCACATCTTCACCAATAATCAGCGGATCCCCTTCGGGATTATGCTCAGACTTATGGGTAACGTGTAACACACTGCCGTCTTGAATATTTGAACGTGCGCCAATAACGACTTGATTGACGTCACCTCGGATAGCCACTAGTGGCCAGATACTGACATCATCGCCCAAGATAACATTGCCAATGATCACGCTGGATCTATCGATCATTACGCGAGAACCTAAAGTTGGAAAATCCTGCTGAAAGGGGCGAATAGCATCAGACATAACAATAACCTCACTTATAAGATCACTTTTACTGGCAATACTAGCCGTTGCTGATGAAATTACAACCAATCAGGGAGCGGTGCGGCAGTAAATACACAGCGGATCGACCAAGATCTACACGTAAGGAGTGAAAAGTATTCAAACAGTAGAAAAAGGCGAAAAAAGGGTTGTGCAAAAAATTCGACTCCCTATAATGCGCATCCATCGAGACGGCACATGACGAATCAAGTAGTTAAGTGACCGGCAAAGAGAACAGAGAAAATCAACGAAATAAGTAGTTGACTCTGAGTGAGGAAAGCGTAATATGCGCACCTCGAGTTACTGACCGGAAGGTTGCTAACTCACTGCTCTTTAACAATTTATCAGACAATCTGTGTGGGCACTCGCAAGACGATATCGAAGCCTGTTTCGACAGGCAGAAGCAATATCAAAGTCTTGAAGAGTGACCAAAGCAGTAAACATTTGAACTTCGGTTCGAATGCATATTTGCAGAAAGTAATCTTTGAGCATCGCTACTTCGGTAGCAAATCAAACAAATCTTAAATTGAAGAGTTTGATCATGGCTCAGATTGAACGCTGGCGGCAGGCCTAACACATGCAAGTCGAGCGGCAGCGGAAAGTAGCTTGCTACTTTGCCGGCGAGCGGCGGACGGGTGAGTAATGTCTGGGGATCTGCCTGATGGAGGGGGATAACTACTGGAAACGGTAGCTAATACCGCATGACCTCGAAAGAGCAAAGTGGGGGACCTTCGGGCCTCACGCCATCGGATGAACCCAGATGGGATTAGCTAGTAGGTGGGGTAATGGCTCACCTAGGCGACGATCCCTAGCTGGTCTGAGAGGATGACCAGCCACACTGGAACTGAGACACGGTCCAGACTCCTACGGGAGGCAGCAGTGGGGAATATTGCACAATGGGCGCAAGCCTGATGCAGCCATGCCGCGTGTGTGAAGAAGGCCTTCGGGTTGTAAAGCACTTTCAGCGAGGAGGAAGGCATTGTGGTTAATAACCGCAGTGATTGACGTTACTCGCAGAAGAAGCACCGGCTAACTCCGTGCCAGCAGCCGCGGTAATACGGAGGGTGCAAGCGTTAATCGGAATTACTGGGCGTAAAGCGCACGCAGGCGGTTTGTTAAGTCAGATGTGAAATCCCCGCGCTTAACGTGGGAACTGCATTTGAAACTGGCAAGCTAGAGTCTTGTAGAGGGGGGTAGAATTCCAGGTGTAGCGGTGAAATGCGTAGAGATCTGGAGGAATACCGGTGGCGAAGGCGGCCCCCTGGACAAAGACTGACGCTCAGGTGCGAAAGCGTGGGGAGCAAACAGGATTAGATACCCTGGTAGTCCACGCTGTAAACGATGTCGACTTGGAGGTTGTGCCCTTGAGGCGTGGCTTCCGGAGCTAACGCGTTAAGTCGACCGCCTGGGGAGTACGGCCGCAAGGTTAAAACTCAAATGAATTGACGGGGGCCCGCACAAGCGGTGGAGCATGTGGTTTAATTCGATGCAACGCGAAGAACCTTACCTACTCTTGACATCCACAGAACTTAGCAGAGATGCTTCGGTGCCTTCGGGAACTGTGAGACAGGTGCTGCATGGCTGTCGTCAGCTCGTGTTGTGAAATGTTGGGTTAAGTCCCGCAACGAGCGCAACCCTTATCCTTTGTTGCCAGCACGTAATGGTGGGAACTCAAGGGAGACTGCCGGTGACAAACCGGAGGAAGGTGGGGATGACGTCAAGTCATCATGGCCCTTACGAGTAGGGCTACACACGTGCTACAATGGCAGATACAAAGTGAAGCGAACTCGCGAGAGCAAGCGGACCACATAAAGTCTGTCGTAGTCCGGATTGGAGTCTGCAACTCGACTCCATGAAGTCGGAATCGCTAGTAATCGTAGATCAGAATGCTACGGTGAATACGTTCCCGGGCCTTGTACACACCGCCCGTCACACCATGGGAGTGGGTTGCAAAAGAAGTAGGTAGCTTAACCTTCGGGAGGGCGCTTACCACTTTGTGATTCATGACTGGGGTGAAGTCGTAACAAGGTAACCGTAGGGGAACCTGCGGTTGGATCACCTCCTTACCTCACGATACGCATTGCGTAGTGTCCACACAGATTGTCTGATAGAAAGTAACGAGCAAATAAGGCCGGACTGAGAAATTAGTCGGGCTTTAGTACCTTGTTGGGTCTGTAGCTCAGGTGGTTAGAGCGCACCCCTGATAAGGGTGAGGTCGGTGGTTCAAGTCCACTCAGACCCACCAACTCACCATTCCCTGTTGAGTTGCAGCAATAAGGTGATTTGCTTTTTATATGGGGCTATAGCTCAGCTGGGAGAGCGCCTGCCTTGCACGCAGGAGGTCAGCGGTTCGATCCCGCTTAGCTCCACCATATAAAAAACTATTTCAAAACGTACTGCGGTCGCAAGGCTTCAGTGGGTTGTGAAATATTGCTCTTTAACAATCTGGAACAAGCTGAAAATTGAAACCATACAGCTGAACATTATCTCACCGTAGAAGTATCGAGATAATCAGTAACCTGTGTGAGAGTCTCTCAATAATCACAGCATGAAGGTCTTTATCTTCACGATAAAACATCTTTGGGTTGTGAGGTTAAGCGACTAAGCGTACACGGTGGATGCCTAGGCAGTCAGAGGCGATGAAGGGCGTGCTAATCTGCGAAAAGCGTCGGTAAGCTGATATGAAGCGTAATAACCGACGATACCCGAATGGGGAAACCCAGTGCAATTCGTTGCACTATCGTTAGATGAATACATAGTCTAACGAGGCGAACCGGGGGAACTGAAACATCTAAGTACCCCGAGGAAAAGAAATCAACCGAGATTCCCCCAGTAGCGGCGAGCGAACGGGGAGGAGCCCAGAGTCTGAATCAAGTGGTGTGTTAGTGGAAGCGTCTGGAAAGTCGCACGGTACAGGGTGATAGTCCCGTACACCAAAACACACTGCTTGTGAACTCGATGAGTAGGGCGGGACACGTGACATCCTGTCTGAATATGGGGGGACCATCCTCCAAGGCTAAATACTCCTGACTGACCGATAGTGAACCAGTACCGTGAGGGAAAGGCGAAAAGAACCCCGGCGAGGGGAGTGAAATAGAACCTGAAACCGTGTACGTACAAGCAGTGGGAGCACCTTCGTGGTGTGACTGCGTACCTTTTGTATAATGGGTCAGCGACTTATATTTTGTAGCAAGGTTAACCGAATAGGGGAGCCGTAGGGAAACCGAGTCTTAACTGGGCGTCTAGTTGCAAGGTATAGACCCGAAACCCGGTGATCTAGCCATGGGCAGGTTGAAGGTTGGGTAACACTAACTGGAGGACCGAACCGACTAATGTTGAAAAATTAGCGGATGACTTGTGGCTGGGGGTGAAAGGCCAATCA
The window above is part of the Yersinia massiliensis genome. Proteins encoded here:
- a CDS encoding DUF1992 domain-containing protein, whose translation is MGLIDEWAERYIADAQKNGEFDNLSGNGKPLQLDDDSFVPLDLRVGYRLLKNAGYLPPELQDRQEALTIVDLLSQLGNQHDAQTKLRSRLMLLEMRLKQAGLSTDFLHQEYQHRVADRLSNEE
- the zntR gene encoding Zn(2+)-responsive transcriptional regulator yields the protein MFKIGQLAKLADVTPDTIRYYEKQGMMQHGERTEGGYRLYNEQDLQRLRFIRYAKQLGFTLETITELLSIRVDPDHHTCQESKAIVDSRLHDVECKIAELKKMRESLKRLSKACCGSSHATTYCSILETLEQGATEELVLG
- a CDS encoding alternative ribosome-rescue factor A, with protein sequence MTTYRHTKGKIKDNALEALLHDPLFRQRIEKNSKGKGSYQRKDKHAKGGNWEASGKQFIDYLPLVF
- the mscL gene encoding large-conductance mechanosensitive channel protein MscL, with amino-acid sequence MSFMKEFREFAMRGNVVDLAVGVIIGAAFGRIVSSLVADIIMPPLGLLLGGVDFKQFHFVLRAAEGTIPAVVMNYGTFIQSIFDFVIVALAIFSAVKLMNKLRREKAEEPAAPPAPTTEEKLLAEIRDLLKAQQSK
- the trkA gene encoding Trk system potassium transporter TrkA, with the protein product MKIIILGAGQVGGTLAENLVGENNDITVVDVDAGRLRQLQDKFDLRVIQGHGSHPRVLREAGAEDADMLVAVTNSDETNMVACQIAYSLFNTPNRIARIRSAEYIRETDKLFLPEAVPIDHLISPEQLVIDYIYKLIEYPGALQVVNFAEGKVSIAAVKAYYGGPLVGNALSSLREHMPHIDTRVAAIFRQDRPIRPQGSTIIEAGDEVFFVAASQHIRAVMSELQRLEKPYKRIMIVGGGNVGAGLALRLEKDYSVKLVERDQQRAAELAEMLHDTIVFYGDASDQELLAEEHIEQVDVFIAITNDDEANIMSAMLAKRMGAKKAMVLIQRSAYVDLVQGSVIDIVISPQQATISALLGHVRKADIVSVSSLRRGVAEAIEAIAHGDESTSKVVGRMVEDIKLPPGTTIGAIVRGDEVIIANSNSIIKQGDHVVMFITHKKFVPDVERLFQPSPFFL
- the rsmB gene encoding 16S rRNA (cytosine(967)-C(5))-methyltransferase RsmB, producing the protein MKNTYNLRSIAAKAISQVLDQGQSLSTVLPGLHNNISDKDRALLQELCFGTLRVLPQLEWCIQQLMARPLTGKQRVFHYLIMVGLYQLIYTRIPAHAALAETVEGATALKRPQLKGLINGVLRQFQRQQVELLERAGNNDSHYLHPSWLLARIKRAYPEQWQQILDANNQKPPMWLRVNRLHHTRNEYLELLKQAGIEATPHDVFPDALRLITPCAVNSLPGFELGWATVQDASAQGCVDLLDPQDGEQILDLCAAPGGKTTHILEAAPKAHVLAVDIDEVRLNRVKENLKRLQLHAVVRVGDGRTPEVWCGGQLFDRILLDAPCSATGVIRRHPDIKWLRRDSDIAELAQLQSEIIEAIWPKLKKGGVMVYATCSILPEENQQQIMAFLQRHAEAKLVETGTITLPGKQNLPHPEDGDGFFYAKVIKR
- the fmt gene encoding methionyl-tRNA formyltransferase translates to MSDSLRIIFAGTPDFAARHLGTLLSSQHQIVGVFTQPDRPAGRGNKLTPSPVKVLAEQHNVPVFQPKSLRPEENQHLVADLKADIMVVVAYGLILPASVLAMPRLGCINVHGSLLPRWRGAAPIQRSVWAGDAKTGVTIMQMDVGLDTGDMLYKIECDIEPDDTSATLYDKLAYLGPQGLLVTLQQLAEGSAQPEVQNEALATYAEKLSKEEARLDWSLPAAQLERCIRAFNPWPVSYFIVDEQPVKVWHAQVLPAMNNTQPGTIIHADKRGIQVMTGDGVLNITQLQPAGKKVMSVADLLNSRRELFAPGSQLA
- the def gene encoding peptide deformylase, which codes for MSVLQVLHYPDERLRKIAAPVKEVNGEIQRIVDDMFETMYAEEGIGLAATQVDVHLQIIVIDVSENRDQRLVLINPELLEKSGETGIEEGCLSIPEQRALVPRAEKVKIRALDRDGKTFELEADDLLAICIQHEMDHLVGKLFVDYLSPLKRQRIRQKLEKMAKLNARDN